A single genomic interval of Camelina sativa cultivar DH55 chromosome 11, Cs, whole genome shotgun sequence harbors:
- the LOC104723873 gene encoding uncharacterized protein LOC104723873 isoform X1, whose translation MNSIQRISLTTRRGKRLSTTIESCVRHFSGGQHGVIKDEGDWFHSPEWWDPHDGGHTVSRAVSVKGNGVVSVVAHPSSLPSRDSWGETERWLEKRYMEIMPRDGEEEKNGMFKVLGYQWRSLRFNDDTRQSTVKVMAACRALQPSSVFYMQQPHCLAVPYLKSMVSVGLTSLAASKFDMRSVAIGTKQMRILCIGHGGGSLPLFLAKHILGAVVDIVELDPLVISESVRAMGFPAFSVMTATGKRSIPTPEIIDQVMWRGIHERLFLYESKAEEFILRNQSNTYDMIFMDAYDGADIFPHSLWDSSSVFMKALSKVLHHEHGTMVVNLHSDADISDIDRSNEGVTTGKYVRKVGRAYRKGLMENEKNGMVFACEVPWLCNVSLVVSRGMGLEGRHNGKIMSSLMKTSLEVDQILRLPFSCLDYLKTGLAII comes from the exons ATGAATTCAATTCAACGTATCTCGTTGACAACGCGGCGTGGAAAAAGGCTAAGCACCACCATCGAGTCATGTGTACGCCATTTCTCCGGAGGACAACATGGCGTAATAAAGGACGAAGGAGACTGGTTTCACTCCCCGGAATGGTGGGATCCTCACGACGGCGGCCACACGGTTTCACGAGCTGTATCTGTTAAAGGAAACGGCGTCGTTTCAGTCGTCGCTCACCCTTCTTCTCTCCCT AGTAGAGATTCATGGGGAGAAACTGAGAGATGGTTAGAGAAAAGGTATATGGAGATAATGCCTAGAGATGGTGAAGAGGAGAAGAATGGGATGTTTAAGGTACTTGGCTATCAATGGCGTTCGCTTCGCTTTAACGATGATACTCGACAAAGCACTGTGAAAGTTATGGCTGCTTGTAGAGCATTGCAACCGAGTTCTGTTTTCTATATGCAACAACCACATTGTCTTGCTGTTCCAT ATCTGAAGAGCATGGTTTCAGTTGGATTGACTTCCCTTGCAGCTTCTAAATTTGATATGAGGAGTGTAGCTATTGGGACGAAACAAATGCGCATATTATGCATCGGTCACGGTGGAGGCAGTTTGCCGTTGTTTTTAGCTAAACACATTCTtg GTGCTGTTGTTGACATAGTTGAGCTCGACCCACTTGTTATCTCAGAGTCGGTTCGAGCAATGGGGTTCCCTGCATTCTCCGTCATGACAGCAACCGGGAAACGTTCAATACCAACTCCTGAAATTATTGACCAAGTGATGTGGCGAGGCATCCATGAGAGACTCTTCCTCTACGAATCAAAAGCTGAGGAGTTCATTCTCAGGAACCAAAGTAATACTTATGACATGATCTTCATGGATGCTTATGACGGAGCAGACATCTTTCCTCATAGTCTGTGGGATTCCAGTTCCGTGTTCATGAAAGCTCTGAGCAAAGTACTTCACCATGAGCATGGAACTATGGTGGTGAATCTTCACTCTGATGCAGATATCTCTGACATAGACAGATCGAATGAAGGTGTAACAACGGGGAAGTATGTGAGAAAAGTCGGTAGAGCTTATAGAAAGGGTTTAATGGAGAATGAGAAGAACGGGATGGTGTTTGCTTGTGAAGTGCCATGGCTATGTAACGTATCTTTGGTGGTGAGCAGAGGGATGGGCTTAGAGGGAAGACATAATGGCAAAATCATGAGCAGTCTAATGAAGACTTCACTAGAAGTGGACCAAATCTTGCGTCTGCCTTTCTCTTGCTTGGATTATCTGAAAACTGGTCTTGCCATCATATAA
- the LOC104728142 gene encoding uncharacterized protein LOC104728142 — MNSIQRISLTTRRGKRLSTTIESCVRHFSGGQHGVIKDEGDWFHSPEWWDPHDGGHTVSRAVSVKGNGVVSVVAHPSSLPSRDSWGETERWLEKRYMEIMPRDGEEEKNGMFKVLGYQWRSLRFNDDTRQSTVKVMAACRALQPSSVFYMQQPHCLAVPYLKSMVSVGLTSLAASKFDMRSVAIGTKQMRILCIGHGGGSLPLFLAKHILGAVVDIVELDPLVISESVRAMGFPAFSVMTATGKRSIPTPDIIDQVMWRGIHERLFLYESKAEEFILRNQSNTYDMVFMDAYDGADIFPHSLWDSSSVFMKALSKVLHHEHGTMVVNLHXLTRNAS, encoded by the exons ATGAATTCAATTCAACGTATCTCGTTGACAACGCGGCGTGGAAAAAGGCTAAGCACCACCATCGAGTCATGTGTACGCCATTTCTCCGGAGGACAACATGGCGTAATAAAGGACGAAGGAGACTGGTTTCACTCCCCGGAATGGTGGGATCCTCACGACGGCGGCCACACGGTTTCACGAGCTGTATCTGTTAAAGGAAACGGCGTCGTTTCAGTCGTCGCTCACCCTTCTTCTCTCCCT AGTAGAGATTCATGGGGAGAAACTGAGAGATGGTTAGAGAAAAGGTATATGGAGATAATGCCTAGAGATGGTGAAGAGGAGAAGAATGGGATGTTTAAGGTACTTGGCTATCAATGGCGTTCGCTTCGCTTTAACGATGATACTCGACAAAGCACTGTGAAAGTTATGGCTGCTTGTAGAGCATTGCAACCGAGTTCTGTTTTCTATATGCAACAACCACATTGTCTTGCTGTTCCAT ATCTGAAGAGCATGGTTTCAGTTGGATTGACTTCCCTTGCAGCTTCTAAATTTGATATGAGGAGTGTAGCTATTGGGACGAAACAAATGCGCATATTATGCATCGGTCACGGTGGAGGCAGTTTGCCGTTGTTTTTAGCTAAACACATTCTtg GTGCTGTTGTTGACATAGTTGAGCTCGACCCACTTGTTATCTCAGAGTCGGTTCGAGCAATGGGGTTCCCTGCATTCTCCGTCATGACAGCAACCGGGAAACGTTCAATACCAACTCCTGACATTATTGACCAAGTGATGTGGCGAGGCATCCATGAGAGACTCTTCCTCTACGAGTCAAAAGCTGAGGAGTTCATTCTGAGGAACCAAAGTAATACTTATGACATGGTCTTCATGGATGCTTATGATGGAGCAGACATCTTCCCTCATAGTCTGTGGGATTCCAGTTCCGTGTTCATGAAAGCTCTGAGCAAAGTACTTCACCATGAGCATGGAACTATGGTGGTGAATCTTCACNtat TAACCAGAAACGCCTCCTAA
- the LOC104728141 gene encoding uncharacterized protein LOC104728141 — MASITNQNFIFTLTIFFLVFLKTSSAFGNHSSTNGFLPFASKHVIIINKLISRATMTVHCTNKGEDLGVKTLPFGASFDFKFRVNLRKTTRYTCTFEWPNTKATFDIFKVDRDDNPRGKYRVCSECIWKFFELSPCRDRRDGGQPECFRWDS; from the coding sequence ATGGCTtctataacaaatcaaaatttcattttcacactaaccatcttttttcttgtttttctaaaaacatcTTCAGCTTTTGGAAACCATTCATCCACCAATGGGTTTTTACCATTCGCATCCAAACATGTTATTATCATTAACAAATTGATCTCACGTGCAACAATGACTGTGCATTGTACAAACAAAGGGGAGGATTTAGGCGTAAAAACACTGCCCTTTGGAGCTAGTTTTGATTTCAAGTTTCGTGTCAATCTTCGTAAGACGACAAGGTACACTTGCACTTTTGAGTGGCCAAATACTAAAGCAacgtttgatatttttaaagtaGATAGAGATGACAATCCAAGAGGTAAATATAGAGTCTGCAGCGAAtgtatttggaaattttttgaattatcCCCTTGTCGGGATAGACGCGACGGAGGCCAGCCTGAGTGTTTTAGATGGGATTCTTAG
- the LOC104723873 gene encoding uncharacterized protein LOC104723873 isoform X2, with protein MEIMPRDGEEEKNGMFKVLGYQWRSLRFNDDTRQSTVKVMAACRALQPSSVFYMQQPHCLAVPYLKSMVSVGLTSLAASKFDMRSVAIGTKQMRILCIGHGGGSLPLFLAKHILGAVVDIVELDPLVISESVRAMGFPAFSVMTATGKRSIPTPEIIDQVMWRGIHERLFLYESKAEEFILRNQSNTYDMIFMDAYDGADIFPHSLWDSSSVFMKALSKVLHHEHGTMVVNLHSDADISDIDRSNEGVTTGKYVRKVGRAYRKGLMENEKNGMVFACEVPWLCNVSLVVSRGMGLEGRHNGKIMSSLMKTSLEVDQILRLPFSCLDYLKTGLAII; from the exons ATGGAGATAATGCCTAGAGATGGTGAAGAGGAGAAGAATGGGATGTTTAAGGTACTTGGCTATCAATGGCGTTCGCTTCGCTTTAACGATGATACTCGACAAAGCACTGTGAAAGTTATGGCTGCTTGTAGAGCATTGCAACCGAGTTCTGTTTTCTATATGCAACAACCACATTGTCTTGCTGTTCCAT ATCTGAAGAGCATGGTTTCAGTTGGATTGACTTCCCTTGCAGCTTCTAAATTTGATATGAGGAGTGTAGCTATTGGGACGAAACAAATGCGCATATTATGCATCGGTCACGGTGGAGGCAGTTTGCCGTTGTTTTTAGCTAAACACATTCTtg GTGCTGTTGTTGACATAGTTGAGCTCGACCCACTTGTTATCTCAGAGTCGGTTCGAGCAATGGGGTTCCCTGCATTCTCCGTCATGACAGCAACCGGGAAACGTTCAATACCAACTCCTGAAATTATTGACCAAGTGATGTGGCGAGGCATCCATGAGAGACTCTTCCTCTACGAATCAAAAGCTGAGGAGTTCATTCTCAGGAACCAAAGTAATACTTATGACATGATCTTCATGGATGCTTATGACGGAGCAGACATCTTTCCTCATAGTCTGTGGGATTCCAGTTCCGTGTTCATGAAAGCTCTGAGCAAAGTACTTCACCATGAGCATGGAACTATGGTGGTGAATCTTCACTCTGATGCAGATATCTCTGACATAGACAGATCGAATGAAGGTGTAACAACGGGGAAGTATGTGAGAAAAGTCGGTAGAGCTTATAGAAAGGGTTTAATGGAGAATGAGAAGAACGGGATGGTGTTTGCTTGTGAAGTGCCATGGCTATGTAACGTATCTTTGGTGGTGAGCAGAGGGATGGGCTTAGAGGGAAGACATAATGGCAAAATCATGAGCAGTCTAATGAAGACTTCACTAGAAGTGGACCAAATCTTGCGTCTGCCTTTCTCTTGCTTGGATTATCTGAAAACTGGTCTTGCCATCATATAA
- the LOC104723871 gene encoding leucine-rich repeat extensin-like protein 3 — protein MKKTIQTLLFFSFFLLLINLTTSHGGALSDNEVRHIQRRQLLEFAERSVKITVDPSLVFENPRLRNAYVALQAWKQAILSDPNNFTSNWIGSNVCNYTGVFCSPSLNNRKIRTVAGIDLNHADIAGYLPEELGLLSDLALFHVNSNRFCGTVPHRFNRLKLLFELDLSNNRFAGKFPTVVLQLPSLKFLDLRFNEFEGTVPKELFSKDLDAIFINHNRFRFELPKNFGDSPVSVIVLANNRFHGCVPSSLVEMKNLNEIIFMNNGLNSCLPSDIGRLKNVTVFDVSFNELVGPLPESVGGMVSVEQLNVAHNKLSGKIPASICQLPKLENFTYSYNFFTGEAPVCLRLPEFDDRRNCLPGRPAQRSPGQCKAFLSRPPVNCGSFGCGRSVSPRPPVVTPLPPPSLPSPPPSPILSTPPTIYSPPPPVNSPPPPPPVYSPPPPPPSPSPPPPPVYSPPPPPPPPPPPPPVYSPPPSPTPTPVYCTRPPPPPPHSPPPPPQFSPPPPEPYYYSSPPPPHSPPPPPHYSPPPPPHSPPPPMYPYLSPPTPIYSPPPTPVYSPPPPPPCIEPPPPPPCIEYSPSPPPVVHYSSPPPPPVVHYSSPPPPPVYYNSPPPSVAHYSSPPPPPVYYSSPPPPVVHYSSPPPPIVHYNSPPPPPVHYSSPPPPPSAPCEESPPPAPVVHHSTPPPVIHQSPPPPSPEYEGPLPPVIGVSYASPPPPPFY, from the coding sequence ATGAAGAAGACGATTCaaactctcctcttcttctccttcttccttctcctcatCAATCTCACCACCTCTCACGGCGGTGCTCTCTCCGATAACGAAGTCCGTCACATCCAACGCCGTCAATTACTCGAGTTCGCTGAACGGAGCGTCAAAATCACCGTCGATCCTTCTCTAGTCTTCGAGAATCCGAGATTACGAAATGCTTACGTAGCTCTACAAGCTTGGAAACAAGCGATTCTCTCTGATCCGAACAACTTCACTTCGAATTGGATCGGATCCAATGTCTGTAACTACACCGGAGTTTTCTGTTCTCCGTCGCTTAATAACCGGAAGATTCGTACCGTCGCTGGAATCGATCTAAACCACGCCGATATCGCCGGTTATTTACCTGAAGAGCTTGGTTTGTTATCAGATCTCGCTTTGTTTCATGTTAATTCAAACCGGTTTTGTGGTACTGTACCGCATCGGTTTAACCGGTTAAAGCTTTTATTCGAGCTTGATTTAAGTAACAACCGGTTCGCTGGGAAGTTTCCGACGGTTGTCTTGCAGTTACCGTCGTTGAAGTTTTTAGATCTTCGGTTTAATGAGTTCGAAGGAACTGTACCGAAAGAGCTTTTTAGTAAAGATCTCGACGCGATTTTTATAAACCATAACCGGTTCCGGTTTGAGTTACCGAAGAATTTTGGTGATTCTCCGGTTTCGGTTATCGTATTGGCGAATAACCGGTTCCATGGTTGTGTACCTTCGAGCTTGGTGGAGATGAAGAACTTGAACGAGATCATCTTCATGAACAATGGCCTTAATTCTTGTTTACCGTCTGATATCGGACGGTTGAAGAACGTGACGGTGTTTGATGTTAGTTTTAACGAACTTGTTGGGCCGTTACCGGAGAGTGTTGGTGGTATGGTTTCGGTGGAACAGCTTAATGTGGCGCATAATAAGTTGTCAGGGAAGATTCCGGCGAGTATTTGTCAGCTTCCGAAGCTTGAGAACTTTACTTACAGTTACAATTTCTTCACTGGAGAAGCGCCTGTGTGTTTGAGGTTGCCGGAGTTTGATGATCGGAGAAACTGTTTGCCGGGTAGACCTGCTCAGAGGTCTCCAGGGCAATGTAAAGCGTTCTTGTCTCGTCCGCCGGTCAATTGTGGGTCGTTTGGTTGTGGTCGTTCTGTGTCCCCTCGTCCTCCCGTTGTAACGCCGTTGCCGCCGCCTTCTTTGCCATCGCCTCCACCGTCACCAATTCTCTCAACACCTCCTACGATTTATTCACCGCCTCCTCCGGTTAACTCTCCGCCACCTCCACCGCCAGTTTAttctcctccacctccaccaccatcgCCCTCACCGCCTCCTCCGCCAGTAtattctccaccaccaccaccaccgccgccccCACCTCCTCCGCCAGTCTACTCTCCTCCACCTTCTCCAACACCAACTCCGGTTTACTGCACCcgtccaccaccaccaccgcctcaTTCACCGCCACCACCCCCACAGTTTTCTCCTCCACCCCCTGAACCATACTACTATAGCTCACCACCGCCACCGCAttcacctccaccaccaccacattACTCTCCGCCACCGCCACCACATTCACCTCCGCCACCAATGTATCCATATCTATCTCCACCAACACCAATTTACTCTCCACCTCCCACTCCAGTCTATtcccctcctcctccacctccttgTATcgaaccaccaccacctccaccgTGCATAGAGTACTCACCATCTCCTCCACCGGTCGTTCATTACAGCTCTCCACCTCCTCCACCGGTCGTTCATTACAGCtctccacctccaccaccagTCTATTACAACTCTCCTCCTCCATCGGTCGCTCATTACagctctcctccaccaccaccggtCTATTACAgctctcctcctccaccggtCGTTCATTACagctcaccaccaccaccaataGTACATTACAATTCTCCGCCGCCACCTCCAGTACACTACAGCTCTCCACCGCCGCCACCATCAGCTCCATGTGAAGAATCTCCTCCACCAGCACCGGTTGTTCACCACAGCACACCACCACCGGTGATCCACCAAAGCCCACCACCACCGTCTCCTGAATATGAAGGACCACTACCACCAGTCATCGGAGTATCATACGcctctcctccaccaccgccatTCTATTGA
- the LOC104723869 gene encoding probable serine incorporator: METGTSIDNNSYEGIKNGSWFIQFRNGCNPWMARYVYGLIFLLANLLAWALRDYGRGALTEMRKFKNCKDGGECLGTEGVLRVSFGCFLFYFIMFLSTVGTSKLHSSRDKWHSGWWFAKLFMWLGLVIFPFLLPSSIIQLYGEIAHFGAGVFLLIQLISIISFITWLNECFQAQKDAERCRVHVMLLATTAYTVCILGVILMYIWYVPDPSCLLNIFFITWTLFLIQLMTSISLHPKVNAGLLTPALMGLYVVFICWCAIRSEPVGEICNRKAEGSSKTDWLTIISFVVALLAMVIATFSTGVDSQCFQFRKEENHEEDAIPYGYGFFHFVFATGAMYFAMLLVGWNIHHSMKKWTIDVGWTSTWVRIVNEWLAVGVYIWMLVAPMVLKSRGTT, from the exons ATGGAGACCGGTACAAGTATTGACAACAATAGCTATGAAGGAATCAAGAACGGTTCATGGTTTATCCAGTTTCGTAATGGCTGCAATCCATGGATGGCTAGATATGTGTATGGTCTGATATTCCTCTTGGCAAATCTGTTGGCTTGGGCCTTGCGCGATTATGGCCGAGGTGCCTTGACCGAAATGAGAA AATTCAAGAATTGTAAAGATGGTGGAGAGTGTTTAGGGACTGAAGGAGTTTTACGAGTTAGCTTTGGATGTTTT CTGTTCTATTTCATTATGTTTCTTTCAACCGTTGGCACATCGAAGCTGCATTCATCAAGAGATAAATGGCATTCAGGATGGTGGTTTGCTAAGCTTTTCATGTGGCTTGGCTTAGTCATTTTCCCTTTCTTGTTGCCTTCTTCTATTATTCAACTTTACG GAGAGATTGCCCATTTTGGTGCAGG GGTCTTTCTCCTAATTCAGCTCATTAGTATCATCAGTTTTATTACATGGCTTAATGAATGTTTCCAAGCCCAAAAAGATGCAGAAAGATG CCGTGTCCATGTAATGCTATTAGCAACTACTGCGTACACAGTATGCATATTAGGGGTGATTTTGATGTACATATGGTATGTGCCTGACCCATCATGCCTTCTCAACATATTTTTCATCACATGGACTTTGTTCCTCATCCAACTCATGACAAGTATCTCTCTCCACCCCAAA GTTAATGCTGGATTATTGACTCCGGCGCTTATGGGGCTTTATGTTGTGTTCATCTGCTGGTGCGCCATTCGAAG tgAGCCAGTAGGAGAAATTTGCAACAGAAAAGCGGAAGGTTCTAGCAAAACGGACTGGCTGACCATCATA AGCTTTGTTGTTGCACTGCTTGCGATGGTAATCGCGACATTCTCCACGGGAGTAGATTCCCAATGTTTCCAG TTtagaaaagaagagaatcatGAGGAAGATGCAATTCCTTACGGATACGGATTCTTCCATTTTGTGTTTGCTACTGGAGCGATGTACTTTGCAATGCTACTTGTTGGCTGGAACATTCATCATTCCATGAAAAA GTGGACAATTGACGTGGGGTGGACAAGTACTTGGGTAAGGATAGTAAACGAATGGCTCGCGGTTGGCGTTTaca TTTGGATGTTGGTGGCTCCAATGGTACTGAAAAGCCGAGGAACTACATGA